The following DNA comes from Anopheles coustani chromosome 2, idAnoCousDA_361_x.2, whole genome shotgun sequence.
CTCATATTCTTTTCCCTTCGTCATGATCGAACGATTCCGGCCGTGCTGTTCTTCCTCCTGCCACGATAGTTGTCCGCTGCTAGCTGGAGTCTCTTTGAGCGAGTTGATTTTACCCAAAGCCTCGAGCGCAATTTGTTCTGCACGTATGTCGAGGGCTTCCGCGTCGCTCCGACAGTCCACTAGCTTTGGACCGATTCCTTTCTGATTGCTGTCATTTGTTCGAGGCCGAAAAGAGTCTGCCCGGCGCCTAATTAACTTCTCGTCTCGCGTAAACGTACAATTCCTACACATCCAGCTGTCGGGCTCTTGGACCATCCAAAGATTATTCGTGAACTCCAAATTGCCACATTCGGCACAGTAGAATTCTATCTCCTCATGGTTTACACTTTGTTCCGGGTTTGCGGCTAGTTTGTCCGGCGTCCATGGTTGACCGGAGCAGGCCTGGGGTTCGTAGTATAGTAGGTGATCGAAATAGCGTCGCTTAGCACCACCACCCCCAGCCCTACCGCCTGCTTCAATATCGTCCAAGCATAGACTTAAATCGAGCTTCAAATTTTTAGCATTCGAGGAACCCCTTCCGCCGGAAGCTCGGTCGCGTTCTGGGCTTGTGTAGTGATGTGGAACCGTTTTCGGAATGGCACCCGTTTTGTGAGCCTGTGTCAGCTCGATCGATGCGGGTTCGATCGTTTCGAGTATCTCATCCGGTGTCGCATTCTCTTCGGTGCTTTTTTGCACGTAAACTGCTGCAATCGGACCTGGTGTTGATAGCGAACTCGTAGTAGCTAATGCATCCTCAATGGACAACTTTTGCTTGTCATTGTTCCTAGCTAGAGATGCCTCAGGCGACCCCGAAATGTTCGGTTGAGACGGTTCGGATTCTTTCAAATTAGGCGACAACGTTCGACCGGAAGAGACGACAGCCGTCCTGGGACTGTTGCTTCTGGGAATCGCTTCTTGCAAGTGTTGCGTCTCATTCACCCTACCCGCAATGGGCGCCGCCGCAGCAAGCCCATCATCTTCCAAAACCTGCTCTTGCTGGCTCGAGTCAAAATTTTCCATCTCCGAGCTTGGTTCGGGATCGAAGTCCATCTCCAGAAAGTCAGTCTCGTCGTCGGGTGGTTGATCTAGTTCTTGCGGTAACCAAGCCACCCCACTTGGTTCGCCACCGCGGTACGCATAGATGCAGTCATCCGACGTGGATGCACTGTCGTCATCGGAGTAGGCATTGCTCGGAAGTAGAATAATTTCCTCTATCAGTCCATTCTCGCTGATGTAGGAGAGGTTTCCGATCGAGTTATTGTCCGAAAAATCCCCATCGTCAGGTGCACCGGACCCAGCACCCGCTTCGTCCAGCTTCACCCTGGCCACTGCTTCCAACGAGAACTCGTCCTTCCGATCGCACGAGGCACCAGCACCGGCGGCCAGCGTGTCTAGCGAATGGTCCGCGATGCTACTTCGAGACAAGGACTCCGGAATGGTTGAGTTTGTCCCATTAATCGTGGGAATAAAGCTAgatgtggtgatggtggtagtggtggcgtTGGTAAGGCATTCTACGTTTTGCTGACCAGAAGGCACTCTTTCTTCGGATGCATTCCGGGGTACGGAAACggatgaggatgatgatgacgatgacgatggaaGTATTGCGCAATTGTTGCGAGTAGAACCTGAAATAGGAGATAAGGATTAAATTTTACATCGCGAACGACAGTTATTTAGCTTTGAAGGAGTAGATCCAAACAAATTATTCTCAAAACAGGGATCCCATTCTCACCATTTACAGCAAGAACCTTATCTTTCACGTGCAAATCACTTAACAACCCAACTGCGCCACCGCCATTCTGATCAACCAGAATCGCCGGAGGATCGTCTTTCTTCACCGGCGGCATCAAATTTTCCTGCTCGATcagattgttgttgttgaactgATTCTGGTACTTGGCAGCAGATACCGTTTTTACGATTTGGCAGCCGGTTTCGATGATGTCCGCCGATCGAGCCGGGGGATCGTGCCTGCCGTGGGCGTTGGTGTTGAAGCAGCACTGTTCGTTCTTGTTGCTATCCATCGTCGGCGACAGGACCGGACAGAGCCGCGCCGCAAATCCCGATTAGGGAAAGCAGATGATTTCCTTGGCGAAATCGACAAGGGTTTACGGTGGCGGCAGCTGAGTCATTTAACTTTCGAACAAACGCCACCGCGTATgcttttctctctcactctacCCCTAGGCAGGTTATTGTATGATgtaatattgtttattttggtCATACACTATACTAGCAACAGCGTCATTTGCCATTCAGAAAATTATCAGACGCAGTTGGCGCTGAGCACCAAATTCTTTGCTTCAGCACCACAGAGTTCGGTGTACGTTTCGTTCCCGTTGCTGTAGCACACAATGCGGCAATAGAACGTAAGCTACTTCGACCGCTGCTAATTGTGCCGAACGATGATGAGCGAGCAACAATTTACATTCTCACTATTGCACGAGCacaagcaaaaccaaaacgaatGCAACTATTGGGGCTAAATGCGCACGATTTTGAAATGAGCACAAGACAGGAACATTCTTGAAGAAGGGTTTCAACAGGAATTTGATCCGAAAGGTTCTATTGGCTTTTGCAAatcggtgtgtttttgtgtcaataaattattgttattcTTTGTCTTTCGTATTTTTGTTCAAAGGTGGCGCTGCAGTACGCATAGAAACACCATGTCCATCATAACCTTCATAATTTTCACTGGGATAAAACAATCTGAAATAAAATGGTAATCCAAGTGACCGGTTTGGCTAACGAAAAAGTCCTCCGATCAATTTTGATTTTAGTGAGCCTTGAATTAACTTGATTCAACTGACTAAAAACCGTGTCTAATATTACAAGACGATGGAAGGTGAATCACGGAAAAAAACCATCATACTGTCCTAACCTaaaatggatggaaatttCAACACTTCTTTTAGTCGTTTGCattgtgtttttgtattaTGTGTCAGAAGAGTTTCCAACAGATCTGCCTTCGAATAGTAATCATATTAAATCGGTAAATGTAGTTCATATGTTCCAGAGTTTCTTCGtcttaacatttgttttcattcttcaTTTACAGGACATCTACGATCTAGCGTATCCCAAGCATACGTCCGAAGAATTGGATGCAAATCCGGTTTGTTCCCAAGAGCTCAAGCAAATAAATGAACGAATTTCACATTTGGAGAAGATAAACTACGAAAAATTTGGACCTACCGATTATGCCGCCCTGAAGTTTGGCGGAGAGGTAATATCGGTGGTGTCCAAGTTACAACGAGATGgttcttttttgaaaaaaatccaaaaaatatTCTCAACACTAAACGAAGGCGATGACTACAAACAATGCATCATTCAAGTGAGATTGTAAAAAATGTACAGTTGAACAAGTTTGTTACTGCATTACACATTTACATTTTAGGACTGTGGCACGTGCTATGCTTTCCCGGGCAATTCTGGATACGTTGTACTGAAACTCATGGGAAATGTTGTCCTTGACGGAATCACTATCGAGCACATTCCGCTGCACTCAAAcccgaagaaaatgaaatcgtACAGTGCATTAAAAGAATTTTCCGTGGTGGTTTGTTTCGAATATGCGTGTTTTATATTCCTAAACTACATTACTACAGcaagaacatttttattatttttcaggGAATGAAAAAACTTGGAGATCGCAATACCGAAACCTATTTAGGAACGTTTACATTTAGTTACGATAATGATTTTCTAGAAACTTTTACGTTAACCTCGGACCCACCCATTCCGGTTCGTTATGTGCGAGTGGAAATTCATTCCAATCATGGTGAAAACTATACCTGTATTTATCGGTAAGAAAAAGAACATTGTTTGATTGATTCTTGAGCTCAAGAAAACCTGTTAATTCACAGCATACGCATTCATGGAACACTGGAGCAGTAAAATATGCTGTTCGAAACTTGCAACGGTCGTTTTAATTGGAGTATTTTGAAATAGACGAGACGCTGTCATCAGAAATGTCAAAAGCGTCCTGTCATTGGATTAGTTGAAACATGCCAACATGTAAACAACGTATcgaattctaaaaaaaaatagaagagaATCGAGCgaatggaaaagtaaaaaacgacGCGAAAAGTATTTGTGCCAAGCGTTCGCGAGATGTGAAGTGTAATTTGTGTTTATGATGAGTGTTTTCTAATCGAATGATTGTTGTAAAGCAGTGTCGGTTAGCGTGTAGGAAACCGTCTAAAAATTAGCGAACCGCCGTCGGTTCACAGTGGCTGTGTTGTTATCCATCTTGTCCGTAAAAAGAAATCTTTAGCATAAGGGTGTTGTGTTGTTCTTTGGTACCTGCTTCTCTCGAAAAGTTTTACAGCTTCGCAAAGGAATCATCATACGTTCCGCACGGAAAGTGCATGATTCATTCGGCAGCGCATTTGTGAACGTGTAAAAGGGTGCCCTTCCCAAGCACGAAAAATGGTCAACACAATGGAAAGCTCGTACGCAACGATGTCAAACATTTCGCAGCACACAGAAAACTTCCCACTGCCAGGTATGTATCCCTTAAGCCGCGACCTCGTTCGGCTTTGTCGGACGGACTTCAGCAGATTTCCCTTCTGTGTTTCTTAGATACGGGGTGCGTACACAGCTGCCACGGGCAACCTCTTACCTTAGAGCACCAGCTCCCGTGGTATTTACCACTGCGATGTGTCATTATCTGGCCACGAGGCGGGCGGTTCGAGCAATGGGTCGTAATTAACGTAAACGTAATTGCTTGGGGTTCGTCGGTCACAACTCCGGTTTACCTTGCGGCCGACATTGCAAAGTATGTCTGTTACGTAGCCGATGGCTAACGGTGGCTTGCATTCACCTTTTCTCGCTGCACATTAGCCTCGTATGCGTGCTTCGGTGCATTGTTTTGGTAAAGCTGATTGAAAATTGACCATAGCACTAAAAAGCGCGAAAAAATGGGATGGCCAAATTCAAGCGAGCTATAGAAAGATATCATAACTCAACTTTCGTTATCACCTGTGCGTGCATGATAACATATTGTGGGTCAATACGTCCTACTTACATTTCTTGATAGTCTCTACTCCACGGAACAGCATAATTAATCTTCCATGTGACATAAATCATTGCACGTAAAGTGTTGGTTTATTTACTTTGTAACGCTCTGAAGCGTGGAAACTCGATTCCCCCCTCTGTTCCCCAACTCCAAGAAAGTATGCCCGCAACAGAAGGTAAACATACATGGTGATATGTTTTTCCAATCTAGCACCAAACATCGTTCCCTACCGGGCTCCGGATCTGGTCGATCGCATTCGACCGCACGTTCGAAGGATTACCGAAAATAGAATAACCCACCACCGGCACCCTCCCGGTTCGAAGCACTCCCGGCTAATGGTTAACGGGAGTTAGTACTTCTTGGAGCCGACCGTAGAACGAACCTGAAACCTTCCAGAGTTCCGGCCAGGAAAAAATGGGGGCCGACAAAATGGCCCCCGTATGAGGTGTTTGCTTGTGACGGggggaacggaacggaaggcTGGGGCAGCACGGAAGACGAACGACCGACCGACGAGACGTTTTTATCGTAGTCTTATTCCGCTGTTGGTCCACGTAATGTGTTGGCCTCGTAAGTGAATGCAAATCGGGTGGCCAAAGCGTGGCCAGGACGGAAAGAGTTCGTTTAGAGTGAAATTGACCGTCGTCGCGTTGTCTCGGAGCGTTCCGTGTCCGTTTGTTATGCCCCTTGAACGTTTGAACCAGCTTGGGAAAGGTTTCTAAATTCTAATTTCTAATTTTACCATCAGCCGAATCAGCTGCTCCTTCCCGATTCACTACGTAATAATGCATCCTGTGGCTAAAGGATGTTTTTCCGTCCCGCGACTAATTTTGACACTTCCTTTCCTGATCTCGTTCTAGAACTCACACCAGAGCAGCAGAAACTGTTGATAGAACTGCGCCGTAAGAAACAGGAAATTCTACTAGAAATACAGGTGAGTAAAGTGGTATACTCGAAGTGTTCGCGAGAAACTGTTCTTTGGCGTCGTTGTTGATTAGTGAACCTATAATCGTTTCCTTTACAGCATTTTTGTAGAGTGCGTGAACATTTTCGTGGCATTTTTTCCCAAATGTTCAATTAAATAGCGTTTCAATAATTCCACCAACTacattgttttgaaataactTGATAACATGTTTCGTTCATGGCTATTTAAACATTATGCTGATGTCACGAATGCGAATTGTACGGAGGAAGTTGCTCGTTAGACACttagatggtggtatggttccataaACCGGTTGTGATTAGTTCCGAGTGATAATATGC
Coding sequences within:
- the LOC131267666 gene encoding SUN domain-containing protein 3, which encodes MEISTLLLVVCIVFLYYVSEEFPTDLPSNSNHIKSDIYDLAYPKHTSEELDANPVCSQELKQINERISHLEKINYEKFGPTDYAALKFGGEVISVVSKLQRDGSFLKKIQKIFSTLNEGDDYKQCIIQDCGTCYAFPGNSGYVVLKLMGNVVLDGITIEHIPLHSNPKKMKSYSALKEFSVVGMKKLGDRNTETYLGTFTFSYDNDFLETFTLTSDPPIPVRYVRVEIHSNHGENYTCIYRIRIHGTLEQ
- the LOC131262255 gene encoding uncharacterized protein LOC131262255, encoding MDSNKNEQCCFNTNAHGRHDPPARSADIIETGCQIVKTVSAAKYQNQFNNNNLIEQENLMPPVKKDDPPAILVDQNGGGAVGLLSDLHVKDKVLAVNGSTRNNCAILPSSSSSSSSSVSVPRNASEERVPSGQQNVECLTNATTTTITTSSFIPTINGTNSTIPESLSRSSIADHSLDTLAAGAGASCDRKDEFSLEAVARVKLDEAGAGSGAPDDGDFSDNNSIGNLSYISENGLIEEIILLPSNAYSDDDSASTSDDCIYAYRGGEPSGVAWLPQELDQPPDDETDFLEMDFDPEPSSEMENFDSSQQEQVLEDDGLAAAAPIAGRVNETQHLQEAIPRSNSPRTAVVSSGRTLSPNLKESEPSQPNISGSPEASLARNNDKQKLSIEDALATTSSLSTPGPIAAVYVQKSTEENATPDEILETIEPASIELTQAHKTGAIPKTVPHHYTSPERDRASGGRGSSNAKNLKLDLSLCLDDIEAGGRAGGGGAKRRYFDHLLYYEPQACSGQPWTPDKLAANPEQSVNHEEIEFYCAECGNLEFTNNLWMVQEPDSWMCRNCTFTRDEKLIRRRADSFRPRTNDSNQKGIGPKLVDCRSDAEALDIRAEQIALEALGKINSLKETPASSGQLSWQEEEQHGRNRSIMTKGKEYECRDVLQDQEVPNPGNYHYIGVDKHPENTVTIYTINCSKQTIIEALTRIGIAPNLDVLRQYFNEQTHVDTSKMNIPQYLLHMSKRDCNYKKLIEAIKSCCDEETLDVQYFPFDPFSDMPEIVQISSCEIAKRWNANTNLRQIIHFKHKHFHTLNVLGKIVNIIRQPSRGRHTTHTIGIPQYYKSGSITITRMAETS